From Pagrus major chromosome 18, Pma_NU_1.0, a single genomic window includes:
- the LOC141013798 gene encoding protocadherin alpha-C2-like, which translates to MGSDVTMEYCKRYVLLLFLLSFVRNISSSVTHYSIPEEMKEGSVVANLATDLSLDVKALNQRKMRLDIIANKKYLDVNKETGELYIVEKIDREYICPAKSSCYLRLEVTLENPVRIFNIEVEILDMNDNAPQFRRDVIHLDISEATPKGERFSLSNAVDPDVGTNSVKTYHLSESDFFNIEVQTGREGSKFADLILEKTLDREQQAVHNLILTAVDGGTPARSGTASVIVRVLDTNDNAPTFDRVSYNIKIMENSPIGSLVVHLNATDLDEGSNSDITYSYSLYTSEKTQETFHLNPSTGEITVKGMLNYEDFKIYDMEVIATDKGANSLSGQCTIKILVEDMNDNHPEISIKSFQSPVNENIELDTVIAVVSVSDKDSGDNGVVDLRIPDNMPFKLRESSDNYYELVVSEPLDREKVPEYDVTFTVTDRGSPPLSDNETMTLELLDVNDNVPQFPQSFYTIRVMENNAPGALLSSLTAFDPDLHENQYLVYFILEKEVANTSMSMLFSINPENGNLYALKTFDYEIEKEFLFHIEARDSGSPPLSSNVTVHIIIVDQNDNAPVIVSPWRAHGSVVEEKIPRSTDKGSLVAKVIALDTDSVHNSRITYQFLQVTDATLFSLDQYNGEIRTMRMFSYRDPRHQRLVVIAKDNGEPALSATVTIKLSTVETAVKAYSDMTEVPLEYDIFSDLNLYLVIGLGSVSFLLLITILVTIVLKCQTPKPSKAAPPCRNSLLSERNSTIADSTLVSNDAYWYSLFLAETRKGKMVVRQPVPKGSRYIVSSIPRGTGLTDTSDSAASTLQVRV; encoded by the coding sequence ATGGGGTCTGATGTAACAATGGAGTATTGCAAAAGGTACGTGctgctcctttttcttctttctttcgTACGCAACATATCGTCTTCAGTGACTCATTATTCAATACCAGAGGAGATGAAAGAAGGATCAGTTGTCGCAAACCTTGCTACAGATCTCAGTCTGGATGTTAAAGCACTGAATCAGAGGAAGATGCGTCTGGACATCATTGCAAATAAGAAATATCTGGACGTGAACAAAGAGACTGGTGAACTGTATATTGTGGAGAAGATAGACAGAGAATATATTTGCCCTGCAAAGTCGTCTTGCTACCTTAGACTGGAGGTAACACTTGAGAATCCAGTACGAATTTTTAATATTGAAGTAGAAATTTTGGATATGAACGACAACGCCCCACAGTTTCGAAGAGACGTCATTCATTTAGATATTTCTGAAGCGACGCCGAAAGGAGAGAGATTTTCTCTGAGTAATGCTGTTGATCCTGATGTTGGAACTAATTCAGTGAAAACATATCATCTGAGTGAAAGcgatttttttaatattgaagTTCAGACCGGAAGAGAAGGGTCGAAGTTTGCCGATTTGATCTTAGAAAAGACTTTAGATCGAGAGCAGCAAGCTGTTCATAATTTAATACTCACAGCTGTAGATGGAGGCACACCTGCTCGTTCAGGGACTGCAAGTGTTATTGTTCGAGTTTTGGACACTAATGATAATGCTCCTACATTTGACAGAGTCagttataatataaaaataatggaaaattCTCCCATTGGAAGTCTTGTTGTTCATCTCAATGCAACAGATTTAGACGAGGGGTCAAATTCTGATATAACATACTCATACAGTTTATATAcgtcagagaaaacacaagaaacatttCATCTGAATCCTTCCACTGGTGAAATCACTGTTAAAGGAATGTTAAATTATGAAGATTTCAAAATTTATGATATGGAAGTGATAGCCACTGATAAAGGAGCCAATAGTTTGTCAGGACAATGTACAATAAAGATTCTTGTTGAAGACATGAACGACAACCACCCAGAAATATCTATTAAATCATTTCAGAGTCCGGTCAATGAGAACATAGAATTAGACACAGTGATAGCTGTAGTTAGTGTCAGTGATAAAGACTCAGGAGACAATGGAGTGGTGGATCTTCGTATTCCAGATAATATGCCTTTCAAACTGAGGGAGTCCTCTGATAACTATTATGAATTAGTGGTGTCAGAGCCGCTAGACCGTGAGAAGGTTCCAGAGTATGACGTCACTTTCACCGTCACAGACAGAGGTTCACCTCCTTTATCTGACAATGAAACTATGACGTTAGAGCTGCTGGATGTTAATGACAATGTTCCACAGTTCCCTCAGTCATTTTATACTATACGTGTCATGGAGAATAACGCACCTGGGGCCCTGCTCAGCTCACTCACTGCGTTTGACCCTGACCTCCATGAAAACCAGTATCTAGTTTATTTCATCCTAGAGAAGGAGGTAGCCAACACCTCCATGTCCATGCTGTTCTCCATCAATCCAGAGAACGGGAATCTTTACGCACTGAAAACTTTTGACTATGAGATCGAGAAGGAGTTTCTTTTCCACATCGAGGCCAGAGACTctggctctcctcctctcagcagtAACGTCACCGTCCACATCATCATTGTGGACCAGAACGACAACGCTCCGGTCATCGTGTCTCCGTGGCGCGCACACGGCTCTGTGGTGGAGGAAAAGATCCCCAGATCCACTGATAAAGGCTCTCTGGTTGCAAAGGTGATAGCCTTAGACACCGACTCGGTGCACAACTCTCGGATTACCTACCAGTTTCTACAGGTGACTGACGCCACCCTGTTCAGTCTGGACCAATACAACGGAGAGATCCGGACTATGAGGATGTTCAGTTACAGAGATCCGCGCCACCAGAGACTGGTTGTTATTGCCAAGGACAACGGGGAGCCTGCTCTCTCTGCTACAGTCACCATCAAGCTGTCCACAGTGGAGACTGCCGTTAAGGCCTACTCTGACATGACTGAGGTGCCTCTAGAATACGACATCTTCTCGGACCTCAACCTGTATTTGGTCATCGGTCTGGGCTCGGTGTCTTTTCTCCTGCTCATCACCATATTGGTCACCATCGTGCTCAAGTGTCAGACACCCAAGCCCAGCAAAGCGGCTCCTCCCTGCAGGAACAGTTTGCTCAGTGAGAGGAACTCCACCATCGCAGACTCCACTCTGGTCTCCAACGATGCCTACTGGTACAGTCTGTTTCTAGCAGAGACCAGGAAAGGGAAGATGGTGGTCAGACAGCCTGTGCCAAAGGGCTCCAGATACATCGTGTCCAGTATACCGAGAGGCACAGGGCTGACAGACACTAGTGACTCAGCTGCTTCTACTCTGCAGGTAAGAGTGTAG
- the LOC141013490 gene encoding protocadherin alpha-C2-like — MPSDVTMHSWTRYVSLVILVSFVPHVTGSVTHYSIPEEMKEGSVVANLATDLSLDVKTLNQRKMRLDIIANKKYLDVNKETGELYIVEKIDREYLCTKTLTLCYLKMEVILENPVRIFNIEVEILDMNDNAPQFRRDVIHLDISEATPKGERFSLSNAVDPDVGSNSVKTYHLSESEHFNIEVQTGRDGSKFAELILTKTLDREQQAVHNLILTAVDGGTPARSGTASVIVRVLDTNDNAPAFDKVSYNIKIMENSPIGSLVVHLNATDLDEGSNSDITYSYSLYTSEKTQETFHLNPSTGEITVKGMLNYEDFKIYDMEVIATDKGANSLSGQCTIKILVEDMNDNHPEISIKSFQSPVNENIELDTVIAVVSVSDKDSGDNGVVDLHIPDNMPFKLRESSDNYYELVVSEPLDREKVPEYDVTFTVTDRGSPPLSDNETMTLELLDVNDNVPQFPQSFYTIRVMENNAPGALLSSLTAFDPDLHENQYLVYFILEKEVANTSMSMLFSINPENGNLYALKTFDYEIEKEFLFHIEARDSGSPPLSSNVTVHIIIVDQNDNAPVIVSPWRAHGSVVEEKIPRSTDKGSLVAKVIALDTDSVHNSRITYQFLQVTDATLFSLDQYNGEIRTMRMFSYRDPRHQRLVVIAKDNGEPALSATVTIKLSTVETAVKAYSDMTEVPLEYDIFSDLNLYLVIGLGSVSFLLLITILVTIVLKCQTPKPSKAAPPCRNSLLSERNSTIADSTLVSNDAYWYSLFLAETRKGKMVVRQPVPKGSRYIVSSIPRGTGLTDTSDSAASTLQVN; from the coding sequence ATGCCGTCCGATGTAACAATGCATTCGTGGACAAGGTACGTGTCGCTTGTTATTCTCGTGTCATTCGTTCCTCATGTAACTGGCTCAGTGACTCATTATTCAATACCAGAGGAGATGAAAGAAGGATCAGTTGTCGCAAACCTTGCTACAGATCTCAGTCTGGATGTTAAAACACTGAATCAGAGGAAGATGCGTCTGGACATCATTGCAAATAAGAAATATCTGGACGTGAACAAAGAGACTGGGGAGCTGTATATTGTGGAGAAGATTGATAGAGAATACCTTTGTACCAAAACGCTGACACTGTGCTACTTAAAAATGGAAGTAATACTGGAAAACCCGGTGAGAATTTTTAATATAGAAGTAGAAATTTTGGATATGAACGACAACGCCCCACAGTTTCGACGAGACGTCATTCATTTAGATATTTCTGAAGCGACACCTAAAGGAGAGAGATTCTCTCTGAGCAATGCAGTTGATCCTGATGTTGGAAGCAACTCAGTGAAAACATACCATCTGAGTGAAAGTGAACATTTTAATATTGAGGTGCAGACAGGAAGAGATGGGTCTAAATTTGCCGAATTGATCTTAACAAAGACTTTAGATCGAGAGCAGCAAGCTGTTCATAATTTAATACTCACAGCTGTAGATGGAGGCACACCTGCTCGTTCAGGGACTGCAAGTGTTATTGTTCGAGTTTTGGACACTAATGATAATGCTCCTGCATTTGACAAAGTCagttataatataaaaataatggaaaattCTCCCATTGGAAGTCTCGTTGTTCATCTCAATGCAACAGATTTAGATGAGGGGTCAAATTCTGATATAACATACTCATACAGTTTATATAcgtcagagaaaacacaagaaacatttCATCTGAATCCTTCCACTGGTGAAATCACTGTTAAAGGAATGTTAAATTATGAAGATTTCAAAATTTATGACATGGAAGTGATAGCCACTGATAAAGGAGCCAATAGTTTGTCAGGACAATGTACAATAAAGATTCTTGTTGAAGACATGAACGACAACCACCCAGAAATATCTATAAAATCATTTCAGAGTCCAGTCAATGAGAACATAGAATTAGACACAGTGATAGCTGTAGTTAGTGTCAGTGATAAAGACTCAGGAGACAATGGAGTGGTGGATCTTCATATTCCAGATAATATGCCTTTCAAACTGAGGGAGTCCTCTGATAACTATTATGAATTAGTGGTGTCAGAGCCGCTAGACCGTGAGAAGGTTCCAGAGTACGACGTCACTTTCACCGTCACAGACAGAGGTTCACCTCCTTTATCTGACAATGAAACTATGACGTTAGAGCTGCTGGATGTTAATGACAATGTTCCACAGTTCCCTCAGTCATTTTATACTATACGTGTCATGGAGAATAACGCACCTGGGGCCCTGCTCAGCTCACTCACTGCATTTGACCCTGACCTCCATGAAAACCAGTATCTGGTTTATTTCATCCTAGAGAAGGAGGTAGCCAACACCTCCATGTCCATGCTGTTCTCCATCAATCCAGAGAACGGGAATCTTTACGCACTGAAAACGTTTGACTATGAGATTGAGAAGGAGTTTCTTTTCCACATCGAGGCCAGAGACTctggctctcctcctctcagcagtAACGTCACTGTCCACATCATTATTGTGGACCAGAACGACAACGCTCCGGTCATCGTGTCTCCGTGGCGCGCACACGGCTCTGTGGTGGAGGAAAAGATCCCCAGATCCACTGATAAAGGCTCTCTGGTTGCCAAGGTGATAGCCTTAGACACAGACTCGGTGCACAACTCTCGGATTACCTACCAGTTTCTACAGGTGACTGACGCCACCTTGTTCAGTCTGGACCAATACAACGGAGAGATCCGGACTATGAGGATGTTCAGTTACAGAGATCCGCGCCACCAGAGACTGGTTGTTATTGCCAAGGACAACGGGGAGCCTGCTCTCTCTGCTACAGTCACCATCAAGCTGTCCACAGTGGAGACTGCCGTTAAGGCCTACTCTGACATGACTGAGGTGCCTCTAGAATACGACATCTTCTCAGACCTCAACCTGTATTTGGTCATCGGTCTGGGCTCGGTGTCTTTTCTCCTGCTCATCACCATATTGGTCACCATCGTGCTCAAGTGTCAGACACCCAAGCCCAGCAAAGCGGCTCCTCCCTGCAGGAACAGTTTGCTCAGTGAGAGGAACTCCACCATCGCAGACTCCACTCTGGTCTCCAACGATGCCTACTGGTACAGTCTGTTTCTAGCAGAGACCAGGAAAGGGAAGATGGTGGTCAGACAGCCTGTGCCAAAGGGCTCCAGATACATCGTGTCCAGTATACCGAGAGGCACAGGGCTGACAGACACTAGTGACTCAGCTGCTTCTACTCTGCAGGTAAATTAA
- the LOC141013488 gene encoding protocadherin alpha-C2-like, translating into MGSFLTMQSYKRYVCVVLILFVRNISSSVTHYSIPEEMKEGSVVANLATDLSLDVKTLNQRKMRLDIIANKKYLDVNKETGELYVVEKIDREYLCNTKSSCYLKLEVILENPLRIFNIEVEILDMNDNAPQFRRDAIHLDISEATPKGERFSLSNAADPDVGTNSVKTYHLSESEHFNIEIQTGRDGSKFAELILEKTLDREQQAVHNLILTAVDGGTPARSGTASVIVHVSDTNDNAPTFDKVSYNIKIMENSPIGSLVVHLNATDLDEGSNSDITYSYSLYTSEKTQETFHLNPSTGEITVKGMLNYEDFKIYDMEVIATDKGANSLSGQCTIKIIVEDMNDNHPEISIKSFQSPVNENIELDTVIAVVSVSDKDSGDNGVVDLRIPDNMPFKLRESSDNYYELVVSEPLDREKVPEYDVTFTVTDRGSPPLSDNETMTLELLDVNDNVPQFPQSFYTIRVMENNAPGALLSSLTAFDPDLHENQYLVYFILEKEVANTSMSMLFSINPENGNLYALKTFDYEIEKEFLFHIEARDSGSPPLSSNVTVHIIIVDQNDNAPVIVSPWRAHGSVVEEKIPRSTDKGSLVAKVIALDTDSVHNSRITYQFLQVTDATLFSLDQYNGEIRTMRMFSYRDPRHQRLVVIAKDNGEPALSATVTIKLSTVETAVKAYSDMTEVPLEYDIFSDLNLYLVIGLGSVSFLLLITILVTIVLKCQTPKPSKAAPPCRNSLLSERNSTIADSTLVSNDAYWYSLFLAETRKGKMVVRQPVPKGSRYIVSSIPRGTGLTDTSDSAASTLQVRVDYRYLFSYVQFIND; encoded by the coding sequence ATGGGGTCCTTCTTGACAATGCAGTCATACAAAAGGTACGTGTGCGTCGTACTTATTTTATTCGTTCGTAACATATCGTCTTCAGTGACTCATTATTCAATACCAGAGGAGATGAAAGAAGGATCAGTTGTCGCAAATCTTGCTACAGATCTCAGTCTGGATGTTAAAACACTGAATCAGAGGAAGATGCGTCTGGACATCATTGCAAATAAGAAATATCTGGACGTGAACAAAGAGACTGGGGAGCTGTATGTTGTGGAGAAGATTGACAGAGAgtatctttgcaacacaaaaTCATCTTGCTATCTGAAACTGGAAGTAATATTAGAAAATCCACTACGAATTTTTAATATTGAAGTAGAAATTCTGGATATGAACGACAACGCCCCACAATTTCGACGAGACGCCATACATTTAGATATTTCTGAAGCAACACCGAAAGGAGAGAGATTCTCTCTGAGCAATGCAGCTGATCCTGATGTTGGAACTAATTCAGTGAAAACATACCATCTGAGTGAGAGTGAACATTTTAATATTGAAATTCAGACCGGAAGAGATGGCTCGAAGTTTGCCGAATTAATCTTAGAAAAGACTTTAGATCGAGAGCAGCAAGCTGTTCATAATTTAATACTCACAGCTGTAGATGGAGGCACACCTGCTCGTTCAGGTACTGCAAGTGTTATTGTTCATGTTTCAGACACGAATGATAATGCTCCTACATTTGACAAAGTCAGttataacataaaaataatggaaaattCTCCCATTGGAAGTCTCGTTGTTCATCTCAATGCAACAGATTTAGATGAGGGGTCAAATTCTGATATAACATACTCATACAGTTTATATAcgtcagagaaaacacaagaaacatttCATCTGAATCCTTCCACTGGTGAAATCACTGTTAAAGGAATGTTAAATTATGAAGATTTCAAAATTTATGATATGGAAGTGATAGCCACTGATAAAGGAGCCAATAGTTTGTCAGGACAATGTACAATAAAGATTATTGTTGAAGACATGAATGACAACCACCCTGAAATATCTATTAAATCATTTCAGAGTCCAGTCAATGAGAACATAGAATTAGACACAGTGATAGCTGTAGTTAGTGTCAGTGATAAAGACTCAGGAGACAATGGAGTGGTGGATCTTCGTATTCCAGATAATATGCCTTTCAAACTGAGGGAGTCCTCTGATAACTATTATGAATTAGTGGTGTCAGAGCCGCTAGACCGTGAAAAGGTTCCTGAGTATGACGTCACTTTCACCGTCACAGACAGAGGTTCTCCTCCTTTATCTGACAATGAAACTATGACGTTAGAGCTGCTGGATGTTAATGACAATGTTCCACAGTTCCCTCAGTCATTTTATACTATACGTGTCATGGAGAATAACGCACCTGGGGCCCTGCTCAGCTCACTCACTGCGTTTGACCCTGACCTCCATGAAAACCAGTATCTAGTTTATTTCATCCTAGAGAAGGAGGTAGCCAACACCTCCATGTCCATGCTGTTCTCCATCAATCCAGAGAACGGGAATCTTTACGCACTGAAAACTTTTGACTATGAGATCGAGAAGGAGTTTCTTTTCCACATCGAGGCCAGAGACTctggctctcctcctctcagcagtAACGTCACCGTCCACATCATTATTGTGGACCAGAACGACAACGCTCCGGTCATTGTGTCTCCGTGGCGCGCACACGGCTCTGTGGTGGAGGAAAAGATCCCCAGATCCACCGATAAAGGCTCTCTGGTTGCCAAGGTGATAGCCTTAGACACCGACTCGGTGCACAACTCTCGGATTACCTACCAGTTTCTACAGGTGACTGACGCCACCCTGTTCAGTCTGGACCAATACAACGGAGAGATCCGGACTATGAGGATGTTCAGTTACAGAGATCCGCGCCACCAGAGACTGGTTGTTATTGCCAAGGACAACGGGGAGCCTGCTCTCTCTGCTACAGTCACCATCAAGCTGTCCACAGTGGAGACTGCTGTTAAGGCATACTCTGACATGACTGAGGTACCTCTAGAATACGACATCTTCTCAGACCTCAACCTGTATTTGGTCATCGGTCTGGGCTCGGTGTCTTTTCTCCTGCTCATCACCATATTGGTCACCATCGTGCTCAAGTGTCAGACACCAAAGCCCAGCAAAGCGGCTCCTCCCTGCAGGAACAGTTTGCTCAGTGAGAGGAACTCCACCATCGCAGACTCCACTCTGGTCTCCAATGATGCCTACTGGTACAGTCTGTTTCTAGCAGAGACCAGGAAAGGGAAGATGGTGGTCAGACAGCCTGTGCCAAAGGGCTCCAGATACATCGTGTCCAGTATACCGAGAGGCACAGGGCTGACAGACACTAGTGACTCAGCTGCTTCTACTCTGCAGGTAAGAGTGGATTATAGATATTTGTTTTCATATGTGCAATTTATCAACGATTAG
- the LOC141013489 gene encoding protocadherin alpha-C2-like: MGSFVTMRPCKRYVLLVFLLSFVRNISSSVTHYSIPEEMKEGSVVANLATDLSLDVKTLNQRKMRLDIIANKKYLDVNKETGELYVVEKIDREYICTTKSSASCYLKLEAILENPVRIFNIEVEILDMNDNAPEFRRDVIHLDISEATPKGERFSLSNAVDPDVGSNSVKTYHLSDSEHFNIEVQTGRDGSKFAEFILSKNLDREQQAVHNLILTAVDGGTPARSGTASVIVRVLDTNDNAPTFDRVSYNIKIMENSPIGSLVVHLNATDLDEGSNSDITYSYSLYTSEKTQETFHLNPSTGEITVKGMLNYEDFKIYDMEVIATDKGANSLSGQCTIKILVEDMNDNHPEISIKSFQSPVNENIELDTVIAVVSVSDKDSGDNGVVDLRIPDNMPFKLRESSDNYYELVVSEPLDREKVPEYDVTFTVTDRGSPPLSDNETMTLELLDVNDNVPQFPQSFYTIRVMENNAPGALLSSLTAFDPDLHENQYLVYFILEKEVANTSMSMLFSINPENGNLYALKTFDYEIEKEFLFHIEARDSGSPPLSSNVTVHIIIVDQNDNAPVIVSPWRAHGSVVEEKIPRSTDKGSLVAKVIALDTDSVHNSRITYQFLQVTDATLFSLDQYNGEIRTMRMFSYRDPRHQRLVVIAKDNGEPALSATVTIKLSTVETAVKAYSDMTEVPLEYDIFSDLNLYLVIGLGSVSFLLLITILVTIVLKCQTPKPSKAAPPCRNSLLSERNSTIADSTLVSNDAYWYSLFLAETRKGKMVVRQPVPKGSRYIVSSIPRGTGLTDTSDSAASTLQV; the protein is encoded by the coding sequence ATGGGGTCCTTTGTAACAATGCGTCCTTGTAAAAGGTACGTGCTGCTcgtttttctcctttctttcgTTCGTAACATATCGTCTTCAGTGACTCATTATTCAATACCAGAGGAGATGAAAGAAGGATCAGTTGTCGCAAACCTTGCTACAGATCTCAGTCTGGATGTTAAAACACTGAATCAGAGGAAGATGCGTCTGGACATCATTGCAAATAAGAAATATCTGGACGTGAACAAAGAGACTGGGGAGCTGTATGTTGTGGAGAAGATAGACAGAGAATATATTTGTACTACAAAGTCTTCGGCGTCTTGCTATCTAAAACTGGAAGCAATACTAGAAAACCCGGTGAGAATTTTTAATATTGAAGTAGAAATTTTGGATATGAACGACAACGCCCCAGAATTTCGACGAGACGTCATACATTTAGATATTTCTGAAGCGACACCAAAGGGAGAGAGATTCTCTTTGAGCAATGCAGTTGATCCTGATGTTGGAAGCAACTCAGTGAAAACATACCATCTGAGTGACAGTGAACATTTTAATATTGAAGTTCAGACCGGAAGAGATGGGTCAAAATTTGCTGAATTTATTTTGAGTAAGAATTTGGATCGAGAGCAGCAAGCTGTTCATAATTTAATACTCACAGCTGTAGATGGAGGCACACCTGCTCGTTCAGGGACTGCAAGTGTTATTGTTCGAGTTTTGGACACTAATGATAATGCTCCTACATTTGACAGAGTCagttataatataaaaataatggaaaattCTCCCATTGGAAGTCTCGTTGTTCATCTCAATGCAACAGATTTAGACGAGGGGTCAAATTCTGATATAACATACTCATACAGTTTATATAcgtcagagaaaacacaagaaacatttCATCTGAATCCTTCCACTGGTGAAATCACTGTTAAAGGAATGTTAAATTATGAAGATTTCAAAATTTATGATATGGAAGTGATAGCCACTGATAAAGGAGCCAATAGTTTGTCAGGACAATGTACAATAAAGATTCTTGTTGAAGACATGAACGACAACCACCCAGAAATATCTATTAAATCATTTCAGAGTCCAGTCAATGAGAACATAGAATTAGACACAGTGATAGCTGTAGTTAGTGTCAGTGATAAAGACTCAGGAGACAATGGAGTGGTGGATCTTCGTATTCCAGATAATATGCCTTTCAAACTGAGGGAGTCCTCTGATAACTATTATGAATTAGTGGTGTCAGAGCCGCTAGACCGTGAGAAGGTTCCAGAGTATGACGTCACTTTTACCGTCACAGACAGAGGTTCACCTCCTTTATCTGACAATGAAACTATGACGTTAGAGCTGCTGGATGTTAATGACAATGTTCCACAGTTCCCTCAGTCATTTTATACTATACGTGTCATGGAGAATAACGCACCTGGGGCCCTGCTCAGCTCACTCACTGCGTTTGACCCTGACCTCCATGAAAACCAGTATCTAGTTTATTTCATCCTAGAGAAGGAGGTAGCCAACACCTCCATGTCCATGCTGTTCTCCATCAATCCAGAGAACGGGAATCTTTACGCACTGAAAACTTTTGACTATGAGATCGAGAAGGAGTTTCTTTTCCACATCGAGGCCAGAGACTctggctctcctcctctcagcagtAACGTCACCGTCCACATCATTATTGTGGACCAGAACGACAACGCTCCGGTCATTGTGTCTCCGTGGCGCGCACACGGCTCTGTGGTGGAGGAAAAGATCCCCAGATCCACCGATAAAGGCTCTCTGGTTGCAAAGGTGATAGCCTTAGATACCGACTCGGTGCACAACTCTCGGATTACCTACCAGTTTCTACAGGTGACTGACGCCACCTTGTTCAGTCTGGACCAATACAACGGAGAGATCCGGACTATGAGGATGTTCAGTTACAGAGATCCGCGCCACCAGAGACTGGTTGTTATTGCCAAGGACAACGGGGAGCCTGCTCTCTCTGCTACAGTCACCATCAAGCTGTCCACAGTGGAGACTGCCGTTAAGGCCTACTCTGACATGACTGAGGTACCTCTAGAATACGATATCTTCTCAGACCTCAACCTGTATTTGGTCATCGGTCTGGGCTCGGTGTCTTTTCTCCTGCTCATCACCATATTGGTCACCATCGTGCTCAAGTGTCAGACACCCAAGCCCAGCAAAGCGGCTCCTCCCTGCAGGAACAGTTTGCTCAGTGAGAGGAACTCCACCATCGCAGACTCCACTCTGGTCTCCAACGATGCCTACTGGTACAGTCTGTTTCTAGCAGAGACCAGGAAAGGGAAGATGGTGGTCAGACAGCCTGTGCCAAAGGGCTCCAGATACATCGTGTCCAGTATACCGAGAGGCACAGGGCTGACAGACACTAGTGACTCAGCAGCGTCTACTCTGCAGGTATGA